TGCCCGTGGCCATATGAAACAAGACCTGCGTTGGGTTAGGACGCTTGTCGCTCTCGTAGAACGTTATGAAGTTGCGAAACGCGTCCTCTTGATACGGTCGCAATTCAAACGCCCGGTTCAGATTCTGCGGAATGTAATCCGGCAACTCCTTATAGGCAATCGGAGAGAAGTCGCGGATTGAATCCATCTGTTGAAAAAGGAACATCTTATTTTCCCTCCCTTTTTCTCATGCCGCTGTCTTTAAGCTTCTTCCGCATCTCACGTAGTGACTCAAGATACGCCTTTTCCACGTCGCTCAAATCATCCGACAAAGACGCACGGTAGGCGGCATACTCGCGATGCGCTTTTTCAATCGCGTCAATGTGACTGACGGAACCTGAGTCGTCCAAGACACCAAAGCCGAAGTCATGCGTAAATTTGTCTAAGATCTCAAGCCAATCCCGCATATACATGGGTTCGTGCGTTTCCGCTTTCAATTCCGCCATATCGAAAAAGGCATTGACCACGCGGCGCAGGGCAAACAATTCCTTTTCGGTCATGTAGTTTTTCGCAACTGTAACCTCGCTTTTCACAGGACGGCTTCCCTTGAACACGGTCAGCCCCATAAAGGGCAAATCGGCATTGGCACGATTAAAGACGATTTCGCTTGCGGTATGCCCACTGATCGCATAGTGTAGCTTGTTCTGCACGATTTTGAAAAATTCGATCGTCTCGGGCATACCGGCATTATAATCCAGACTTGTGGCGTACAAATCGAGGATTTGCCGATACATTACTTTCTCACTGGCTCTTATATCGCGGATTCGTTCCAGTAATTCTTTCCAATATAGACCGCCGCCCATGTTTTTCAGGAAGTCGTCATTCATCGTGAAGCCTTTTTGCAGATACTCGTGTAAAACGGTCGTCGCCCACTGCCTAAATTGCGTTCCGCGCGG
Above is a window of Fusobacteriaceae bacterium DNA encoding:
- a CDS encoding virulence RhuM family protein, whose amino-acid sequence is MSTNKEEIIIYQTADGKAKIDVRMQGETLWLTQAQMVDLFQSSKANISEHISHVFDEGELVEDAVVRKFRTTAADGKNYNVKYYNLDVILAVGYRVKSPRGTQFRQWATTVLHEYLQKGFTMNDDFLKNMGGGLYWKELLERIRDIRASEKVMYRQILDLYATSLDYNAGMPETIEFFKIVQNKLHYAISGHTASEIVFNRANADLPFMGLTVFKGSRPVKSEVTVAKNYMTEKELFALRRVVNAFFDMAELKAETHEPMYMRDWLEILDKFTHDFGFGVLDDSGSVSHIDAIEKAHREYAAYRASLSDDLSDVEKAYLESLREMRKKLKDSGMRKREGK